A portion of the Cellulophaga algicola DSM 14237 genome contains these proteins:
- a CDS encoding four helix bundle protein has protein sequence MRDYKKYKVWELGHKISSMIYKLTSVFPKEEIYSLTSQMRRASYSIPSNIVEGCGRETDQEFKRYLTITRGSATELEYFLFLVKDLGIINQNDFDKVNENVNRVKRCLNNLINKI, from the coding sequence ATAAGAGATTATAAAAAATATAAAGTTTGGGAATTAGGTCATAAAATTAGTAGTATGATTTATAAGCTAACATCAGTTTTTCCTAAAGAAGAAATTTATTCTCTTACAAGCCAAATGCGCAGAGCATCATATTCAATACCTTCTAATATTGTAGAAGGTTGTGGTAGAGAAACAGACCAAGAGTTTAAACGATATTTAACTATTACCAGAGGTTCTGCAACTGAATTAGAATATTTTTTATTTCTAGTGAAAGATTTAGGAATTATAAATCAAAATGATTTTGACAAGGTAAATGAAAATGTGAATAGAGTTAAACGCTGTCTTAACAACCTAATTAATAAAATATAA
- a CDS encoding LemA family protein, translated as MKPYLFIIIIALIVLFFVRGIVSLYNRLILLRANTDKNFANIDVLLKQRADEVPELVKIVKRYMEYEENLLTKVTELRTQYLDAKTNEEKVLKSNALNSALGSIMVVSENYPELKANASFSALQSRVSELENHLADRRELYNDSINLYNIGINEFPDLLIAKPLGFKNKELLQITPAEKKYDGIQF; from the coding sequence ATGAAACCTTATTTGTTTATCATCATTATAGCGCTTATAGTCCTGTTTTTTGTAAGAGGAATTGTATCGCTCTACAACCGCTTAATTCTATTAAGGGCTAATACGGATAAAAACTTCGCGAATATTGATGTGCTGCTAAAACAACGTGCGGATGAAGTTCCGGAATTGGTAAAAATAGTAAAGAGGTATATGGAATATGAAGAAAATCTATTGACTAAGGTAACGGAATTAAGAACCCAATATTTAGATGCTAAAACTAATGAAGAAAAAGTATTAAAATCTAATGCATTAAATAGTGCCTTAGGCTCTATAATGGTAGTTTCAGAAAATTATCCGGAGTTAAAAGCGAACGCTTCTTTTTCCGCTCTGCAATCTAGAGTATCAGAATTAGAAAACCATCTTGCAGACCGCAGAGAGCTTTATAATGACAGTATTAATCTATACAATATTGGCATTAATGAATTTCCAGATTTGTTAATTGCAAAACCTTTAGGATTTAAAAACAAAGAATTATTACAAATAACTCCAGCAGAAAAAAAGTATGATGGCATTCAGTTTTGA
- the leuC gene encoding 3-isopropylmalate dehydratase large subunit, which yields MKKTLFDKVWDSHVVKHVEDGPDVLFIDRHLVHEVTSPVAFLGLKNRGIRVLHPERTFATADHNTPTINQHLPVADPLSANQLRALEENAKEYGISHWGLGHKKNGIVHVVGPEYGITQPGATIVCGDSHTSTHGAFGAIAFGIGTSEVEMVLATQCIMQPKPKKMRINVAGKLNFGVTPKDVALYVISKLTTSGATGYFVEYAGDAFEDMTMEGRMTVCNLSIEMGARGGMIAPDEKTFEYIKGREFTPTGAAWDKAMAYWETLHTDPDAEFDKELSFDASDIEPMITYGTNPGMGMGISKNIPKAEQVEGGVSTYKKSLGYMSFNEGDSMIGKPIDFVFIGSCTNGRIEDFRAFASIIKGRKKAPNVTAWLVPGSHQVEAAIKEEGLLAIIHEAGFELREPGCSACLAMNDDKVPAGKLAVSTSNRNFEGRQGPGSRTLLASPLVAAAAAVTGKVTDPRELMEQLA from the coding sequence ATGAAAAAGACATTATTTGACAAAGTATGGGATTCGCATGTAGTTAAACATGTAGAAGACGGACCAGATGTATTGTTTATAGACCGCCATTTAGTGCATGAAGTTACTAGTCCTGTGGCATTTTTAGGACTTAAAAATAGAGGTATTCGTGTACTTCATCCAGAGCGAACTTTTGCAACGGCAGATCATAACACACCAACAATCAATCAACATTTACCTGTAGCAGATCCGCTATCGGCAAATCAATTAAGAGCTCTAGAAGAGAATGCAAAAGAATATGGCATCTCTCACTGGGGACTTGGACATAAAAAAAATGGTATTGTTCACGTTGTAGGCCCTGAGTACGGTATTACACAACCTGGAGCAACTATCGTATGTGGAGATTCGCATACCTCTACGCATGGTGCTTTTGGCGCTATTGCTTTTGGTATAGGTACTTCTGAGGTAGAAATGGTATTGGCTACACAATGTATTATGCAGCCTAAGCCTAAAAAAATGAGAATTAATGTAGCTGGGAAACTTAATTTTGGTGTAACGCCTAAAGATGTTGCCTTATACGTTATTTCTAAATTAACAACTTCAGGAGCTACAGGATATTTTGTAGAATATGCAGGAGATGCATTTGAGGATATGACCATGGAAGGGCGTATGACTGTTTGTAACCTAAGTATAGAAATGGGCGCTCGTGGTGGTATGATTGCTCCTGATGAAAAAACATTTGAGTATATAAAAGGACGTGAGTTTACACCAACAGGTGCCGCTTGGGATAAAGCAATGGCCTATTGGGAAACCTTGCATACAGATCCTGATGCAGAATTTGACAAAGAATTAAGTTTCGATGCTTCTGATATTGAACCGATGATTACTTATGGTACCAATCCAGGTATGGGTATGGGTATTTCTAAGAATATTCCTAAAGCAGAACAAGTTGAAGGTGGCGTAAGTACCTATAAAAAATCTCTAGGCTATATGTCTTTTAATGAAGGGGATAGCATGATCGGGAAACCAATCGATTTCGTATTTATTGGAAGTTGTACCAACGGGCGTATCGAAGATTTTAGAGCTTTTGCTTCTATTATTAAAGGCCGCAAGAAAGCGCCAAATGTTACGGCTTGGTTAGTTCCAGGTTCTCACCAAGTAGAAGCGGCTATTAAAGAAGAAGGTTTGTTAGCGATCATTCACGAAGCTGGTTTTGAACTTAGAGAACCCGGTTGTTCTGCTTGTTTAGCTATGAATGATGATAAGGTACCTGCAGGTAAATTAGCCGTAAGTACATCAAACAGAAACTTTGAAGGTCGTCAAGGCCCAGGATCAAGAACATTGTTAGCTTCTCCACTTGTTGCAGCAGCTGCTGCAGTTACCGGAAAAGTTACCGATCCACGTGAATTAATGGAACAGTTGGCTTAA
- a CDS encoding TPM domain-containing protein, translating into MVRRLQYKKRLPISFDIFKKLQAINLLKRISIKNLLTTLLLFLATIGVAQDHYPVLDRIVTDNAQILTEAQVQLLSFNLEALETETSNQLIILTIEDLNNEPIEDYAYKTFEVNKIGQKNKDNGILLLIAKEDKKVRIEVGYGLEEYLTDALASRIIREQIVPEFRKENYYTGINNTIETIITVLKNQDKAQGQGLENEQESNLSPIFKILISLVLLIIVVIASIIFKFIYQFIIEAFRGLFIGKLNPKDFLIEILQILVPLICNLAFICIPLITIAVITIDFDYERLEYFLNYLYWLYVFLGFLFIPAIVFSMLKINRLNESYRLNIYASDEAFKSNIFGNSARGSSNSSSSSYSSSGNFKSSSSSFSGGGGRSGGGGASGSW; encoded by the coding sequence GTGGTAAGAAGGCTACAATATAAAAAAAGGCTACCTATTTCATTTGATATTTTTAAAAAACTTCAAGCTATTAACCTCTTAAAACGTATCTCTATTAAAAATCTACTCACGACGCTCCTACTCTTCTTAGCAACCATTGGTGTCGCTCAAGATCATTATCCAGTATTAGATAGGATAGTGACTGATAATGCTCAAATTCTCACAGAGGCACAGGTACAGTTATTATCATTTAATTTAGAGGCACTAGAAACTGAAACTTCCAATCAACTTATAATACTCACTATAGAAGATTTGAATAATGAACCTATAGAAGACTATGCCTATAAAACTTTTGAAGTCAATAAAATTGGCCAGAAAAACAAAGACAATGGTATCCTTTTATTAATAGCTAAAGAAGATAAGAAAGTTAGAATTGAAGTAGGTTATGGTTTAGAAGAATACTTAACAGATGCTTTAGCCTCACGTATAATAAGAGAACAAATAGTACCTGAATTTAGAAAGGAAAATTATTATACGGGTATTAATAATACTATTGAAACAATTATAACTGTTCTTAAGAACCAAGATAAAGCCCAAGGACAAGGTCTTGAGAACGAACAGGAATCAAACTTATCTCCTATTTTTAAAATTCTGATAAGTCTTGTTTTGCTTATAATTGTAGTTATTGCATCTATCATTTTTAAATTTATTTATCAATTTATTATTGAGGCTTTCAGAGGTCTTTTTATCGGTAAATTAAACCCTAAAGATTTTCTAATCGAAATTCTACAAATTTTAGTCCCTCTAATTTGTAATTTAGCCTTTATTTGCATCCCCTTGATAACAATTGCTGTCATTACTATTGATTTTGATTATGAAAGATTAGAATATTTTTTAAATTATCTATACTGGTTGTATGTGTTTTTAGGCTTCCTATTTATTCCAGCTATAGTATTTTCCATGCTCAAAATAAATCGTCTTAATGAATCGTATAGATTAAATATTTATGCGAGCGACGAGGCCTTCAAATCAAATATTTTTGGTAATTCAGCTCGGGGATCTTCAAACTCTAGTTCCTCTAGTTATTCAAGTTCAGGAAATTTCAAAAGTAGCTCATCAAGTTTCTCCGGCGGTGGCGGAAGATCTGGTGGTGGTGGCGCTAGCGGTAGCTGGTAA
- a CDS encoding TPM domain-containing protein, with translation MVTDNAQIFNGEELKQLSIKLKSFQKETSNQLVILTIEDLNNEPIEDYAYKTFEVNKIGQKNKDNGILLLIAKEDKKVRIEVGYGLEPIITDVIASRIIRNELTPEFKNGNYFLGADAAINSLIHELSPAQPASRQNYETPPPTEPMAPSTMETDISSAVRKDSLKTTFGKYVFSTVLMAFLVLSLCFIKVSFDAWVMTLVGAFTNKVSFSRVFGFAYKTGRLFFLGLIIFTFMVFTLLALLFDVYPNQFLFLMEDYKWLAIPILLLITPLIFALMHVKYYGLKLNFALANNDTYFIRKEIESILDLIGMVNSNSNSDGYHYSSSGRSYTYDSGNEEDSNSNSNSYAGGGGRSGGGGASGSW, from the coding sequence ATGGTGACTGATAATGCTCAAATTTTCAACGGAGAAGAGCTAAAACAGTTATCCATTAAACTAAAATCATTTCAGAAGGAAACTTCCAATCAACTTGTAATACTCACTATAGAAGATTTAAATAATGAACCTATAGAAGACTATGCCTATAAAACTTTTGAAGTCAATAAAATTGGCCAGAAAAACAAGGACAATGGTATCCTTTTATTAATAGCTAAAGAAGACAAAAAGGTACGTATTGAAGTGGGGTATGGACTAGAACCTATAATCACGGATGTGATCGCATCGCGAATTATAAGAAATGAATTAACTCCTGAATTTAAAAATGGTAATTACTTTTTGGGTGCTGATGCCGCTATAAATTCGCTTATCCATGAATTAAGTCCGGCTCAGCCAGCAAGCAGACAAAATTATGAGACTCCGCCACCAACAGAACCTATGGCCCCTTCCACTATGGAGACGGATATATCTTCCGCTGTGCGTAAAGATTCTTTAAAAACCACTTTCGGCAAGTATGTTTTTTCTACGGTACTTATGGCTTTCTTGGTATTGAGTCTATGCTTTATTAAGGTTTCTTTTGATGCTTGGGTGATGACCTTAGTCGGAGCATTTACAAATAAAGTTAGCTTTTCTAGAGTGTTTGGTTTCGCTTATAAAACTGGACGCCTATTTTTCTTAGGCCTTATTATATTCACTTTTATGGTTTTTACGCTTTTAGCATTATTGTTTGATGTCTATCCTAATCAGTTTTTATTTTTAATGGAAGATTACAAGTGGCTTGCTATCCCCATACTGCTACTTATAACTCCTTTAATTTTCGCCTTAATGCATGTAAAGTATTATGGCTTAAAACTGAATTTTGCCCTTGCTAATAATGACACCTATTTTATCAGAAAAGAGATTGAAAGTATACTGGATTTAATTGGAATGGTCAATTCAAATTCTAACAGTGATGGGTACCACTACAGTTCATCTGGACGAAGTTATACCTATGATTCAGGAAACGAAGAAGACTCCAACAGTAACTCCAATTCGTATGCTGGAGGAGGAGGAAGATCTGGCGGCGGTGGCGCTAGTGGCAGTTGGTAG
- a CDS encoding DUF4138 domain-containing protein, whose product MITTYLKYILFFLLLSTQMGYAHSGEPISIALNEANIITFIFPNQILNVTEPSSDFMFSYEEQSNLGVLKAKKTKQLSNLTVTTKDGYIYSFVLVPTKDVTNFVFVMTTSNAIGRINVGQNGTTTPVPSSETPPEVASNATITEGSATSTSESVSDPKPAVVTSTATTPQPVNQFITGTNPKGEAANVKSEEGNTLPITAPTKSIHEIDLYTSEPQTYYNIFCENIHIEKPTIKNVSRKVGVLEIRLNDITLDKNEMYFSLQILNESGKAYTVKDMEFFVMSKGSKKQFKIEPLYVYNFRNDLGVNSEVNAVYVLKNIRLSEKQQMFIILEGLDHDRYMMLAPPNEVVNR is encoded by the coding sequence ATGATTACTACATATTTGAAGTACATTTTATTTTTTTTACTTCTTTCTACTCAGATGGGATACGCTCATTCGGGGGAACCAATTTCAATAGCTTTAAATGAAGCGAATATTATAACATTTATATTTCCCAATCAGATTTTAAATGTTACAGAACCTTCTTCAGATTTTATGTTCAGTTATGAAGAACAGAGTAACTTGGGAGTTTTAAAAGCTAAAAAAACCAAACAACTTAGTAATTTAACGGTTACCACAAAAGATGGGTACATTTATTCCTTTGTTTTAGTCCCCACTAAAGATGTTACTAATTTTGTATTTGTAATGACGACATCCAACGCTATTGGAAGAATAAATGTTGGTCAAAATGGGACAACTACGCCAGTACCTTCTTCAGAAACCCCTCCGGAGGTAGCTTCTAATGCTACTATAACTGAAGGTAGTGCAACAAGTACCTCTGAATCTGTTTCTGATCCAAAACCTGCAGTCGTCACGAGTACCGCTACGACACCACAACCAGTGAATCAATTCATTACAGGAACTAATCCTAAAGGTGAGGCAGCAAACGTAAAATCAGAAGAAGGTAATACTTTGCCTATAACTGCACCAACTAAGTCCATTCATGAAATAGACTTGTATACCTCTGAGCCTCAAACCTATTATAATATTTTTTGTGAAAATATACATATTGAAAAGCCTACGATTAAAAATGTTTCTCGTAAAGTAGGGGTACTAGAAATAAGATTAAATGATATTACCCTAGACAAGAATGAGATGTATTTTAGTTTACAAATTTTGAATGAATCGGGAAAGGCTTATACTGTAAAAGACATGGAGTTTTTTGTAATGAGTAAGGGATCTAAAAAACAATTTAAAATTGAGCCTTTATATGTCTATAATTTCAGAAATGATTTAGGGGTAAATTCTGAAGTGAATGCCGTTTACGTTCTAAAAAATATTAGACTCAGCGAAAAGCAGCAGATGTTTATCATTTTGGAAGGCTTAGATCATGACCGTTATATGATGTTAGCACCCCCTAATGAAGTTGTGAATCGGTAG
- a CDS encoding IS1595-like element ISCal1 family transposase, translated as MDIFKGQNLLEFSDCFKTDNDCKEYLTNIKSKTPFKCSRCNHIACQTRADFSRQCNICRHTESATADTLFHKVKFGVRKAFFICFEMATSTKSLSASYMGVRYGVTEKTARLFMLKVREAMSSSGNNPMDGVVHVDEFVLGGREETKVGRSYNAKKKKAVTAVQLTEDGKVKRMYAMKIDDFSAQSLQYIFVNHISRNAKITTDKWIGYSPIAKAYDITQIESNGGLNFKALHTMIHQVKSWIRTTYSWVSDNNLNRYFNEFCFRINRSQSKATIFNNLIVKMVNNDKINQAELISN; from the coding sequence ATGGATATTTTCAAGGGTCAAAATCTTCTAGAGTTCTCTGATTGCTTCAAAACGGACAATGATTGCAAAGAATATTTAACAAATATTAAGTCTAAAACCCCTTTTAAATGTTCTAGATGCAATCATATAGCCTGTCAAACACGTGCTGATTTCTCTAGGCAATGTAATATTTGTAGACATACAGAATCCGCAACAGCAGATACTTTATTTCACAAGGTAAAGTTTGGTGTTCGCAAAGCATTTTTTATTTGTTTTGAGATGGCTACAAGCACGAAAAGCTTATCTGCAAGTTATATGGGAGTACGTTACGGAGTAACAGAAAAAACAGCTAGACTTTTTATGCTTAAGGTCAGAGAAGCTATGTCTTCGAGTGGGAATAATCCTATGGACGGAGTTGTTCATGTAGATGAATTTGTTTTAGGGGGCAGAGAAGAAACAAAAGTTGGCAGAAGCTACAATGCTAAGAAAAAGAAGGCGGTTACAGCTGTTCAGCTTACAGAAGATGGAAAGGTAAAAAGAATGTATGCTATGAAAATAGATGATTTTTCAGCACAATCCTTACAATATATTTTTGTCAACCATATCAGCCGAAACGCAAAGATTACTACAGATAAATGGATAGGCTATAGTCCTATTGCAAAGGCTTACGACATCACACAAATAGAAAGTAATGGAGGGTTAAATTTTAAAGCGCTTCATACAATGATACATCAGGTTAAATCTTGGATAAGAACAACTTATTCTTGGGTTAGTGACAATAATTTAAATAGATATTTCAATGAATTTTGTTTTAGAATAAACAGATCTCAAAGTAAAGCTACAATATTCAATAATCTTATTGTTAAAATGGTCAATAATGATAAAATCAATCAAGCTGAATTAATAAGTAATTAA